In Streptomyces sp. NBC_00414, a single window of DNA contains:
- a CDS encoding ABC transporter ATP-binding protein, producing MTTAEQVPPVPAAPSAPLLSAEGLQVTFPARRGDTARARAVDGVDLDIRPGEIVALVGESGCGKTTLARSLLGLVRPTAGRVTFAGRPLDYSSRALKAYRKRVQLVLQDPSGSLNPRHTVYDAVAEGLRIHAYGGDEHEAVSTALSRAGLRPPERFFLRYPHELSGGQRQRVVIAGALVLEPELIVADEPVASLDASVRGEILALLLRLRAELGLSALVVTHDLGLAWNIADRVAVMYLGRIIETGAVEDVLRAPQHPYTQALLSVLPEAPGDPVVLTGEPPDPSRIPSGCRFHARCHILATGEAERAGVADACRTTDLPLLNGTGEAQVACHWAAPRQGAP from the coding sequence ATGACGACGGCCGAGCAGGTCCCGCCGGTACCGGCGGCCCCCTCCGCTCCCCTGCTGAGCGCCGAGGGTCTCCAGGTCACCTTCCCGGCCCGGCGGGGCGACACCGCCCGGGCCCGTGCCGTCGACGGGGTGGACCTCGACATCCGGCCCGGCGAGATCGTCGCGCTGGTCGGCGAGTCCGGGTGCGGCAAGACGACCCTGGCGCGCTCGCTGCTCGGTCTGGTCCGGCCGACGGCGGGCCGGGTCACCTTCGCGGGCCGGCCGCTCGACTACTCCTCGCGCGCCCTCAAGGCGTACCGCAAGCGGGTCCAGCTGGTCCTCCAGGACCCGAGCGGCTCGCTCAACCCCCGGCACACGGTGTACGACGCGGTGGCGGAGGGCCTGCGCATCCACGCGTACGGGGGCGACGAGCACGAGGCGGTCTCGACGGCCCTGTCGCGGGCCGGACTCCGACCGCCCGAGCGGTTCTTCCTGCGTTATCCGCACGAGCTGTCGGGCGGCCAGCGCCAGCGTGTGGTCATCGCGGGCGCGCTCGTCCTGGAGCCCGAACTCATCGTCGCGGACGAGCCGGTGGCCTCCCTGGACGCGTCGGTACGCGGCGAGATCCTGGCCCTGCTGCTGCGCCTGCGCGCCGAACTCGGCCTGTCCGCGCTGGTGGTGACCCATGACCTCGGCCTCGCGTGGAACATCGCGGACCGGGTCGCGGTGATGTACCTGGGCCGCATCATCGAGACGGGCGCGGTGGAGGACGTCCTGAGGGCGCCGCAACACCCGTACACGCAGGCCCTGTTGTCGGTCCTGCCCGAGGCGCCCGGCGATCCGGTCGTGCTGACCGGCGAGCCCCCGGACCCGTCCCGCATCCCCTCGGGCTGCCGCTTCCACGCCCGCTGCCACATCCTGGCGACCGGCGAGGCGGAGCGCGCGGGGGTGGCGGACGCGTGCCGCACGACGGACCTGCCGCTCCTGAACGGCACGGGCGAGGCCCAGGTGGCCTGCCACTGGGCGGCGCCCCGCCAGGGCGCCCCGTAA
- a CDS encoding ABC transporter ATP-binding protein — translation MNTPTAENPRSSEHLLEVRNLEVTYAGGVAAVRGVNLTVDAGQKVGIAGESGCGKSTLALALLRLLPAGARVSGEILLDGEDVLTMKWGRVRAVRWAGASIVFQGAMHSLNAVHRVGDQIAEPILLHRKATAAAARKRTGELLEQVGLPAARASAYPHELSGGQRQRVMIAMALACDPRLVIADEPTTALDVMIQAQILRLIQQLVSEKELGLVMISHDLAVLSDTCDRLAVMYAGRVVEEGPARQVYEDARHPYGLALSAAFPRIGDAGSRFAPRGLPGDPPDPSALPSGCAFHPRCAVALDSCAVEDQVLRPAAPDRRAACVHVGPPGWTDPAGPAAVAERARSTP, via the coding sequence TTGAACACACCGACCGCCGAGAATCCGCGCTCCTCGGAGCACCTGCTGGAGGTACGGAACCTCGAAGTGACGTACGCCGGCGGGGTGGCCGCCGTACGCGGCGTGAACCTCACCGTCGACGCGGGGCAGAAGGTCGGCATCGCGGGCGAGTCCGGCTGCGGCAAGTCCACACTGGCGCTCGCGCTGCTGCGGCTGCTGCCGGCCGGCGCCCGGGTGAGCGGGGAGATCCTCCTCGACGGCGAGGACGTACTGACCATGAAGTGGGGCCGGGTACGGGCGGTCCGCTGGGCCGGGGCCTCGATCGTCTTCCAGGGCGCGATGCACTCGCTCAACGCCGTGCACCGCGTCGGGGACCAGATCGCCGAGCCGATCCTGCTGCACCGCAAGGCCACCGCGGCGGCGGCCCGGAAGCGGACCGGCGAGCTGCTGGAGCAGGTGGGTCTTCCGGCGGCGCGCGCGTCCGCGTACCCGCACGAGCTGTCCGGCGGGCAGCGGCAGCGCGTGATGATCGCCATGGCCCTGGCCTGCGATCCCCGGCTGGTCATCGCCGACGAGCCGACCACCGCGCTCGACGTGATGATCCAGGCGCAGATCCTGCGGCTCATCCAACAGCTCGTCTCGGAGAAGGAGTTGGGCCTCGTCATGATCAGCCACGATCTGGCGGTGCTGTCCGACACCTGCGACCGGCTCGCGGTGATGTACGCGGGACGGGTGGTCGAGGAGGGCCCCGCCCGGCAGGTGTACGAGGACGCCCGGCACCCGTACGGGCTGGCGCTGTCGGCTGCCTTCCCGCGGATCGGGGACGCGGGATCGCGGTTCGCGCCGCGCGGACTGCCCGGAGATCCGCCCGATCCGTCGGCGCTGCCGTCCGGCTGTGCGTTCCATCCGCGGTGCGCGGTGGCGCTGGACTCGTGCGCCGTGGAGGACCAGGTGCTGCGCCCGGCCGCCCCGGACCGGCGGGCGGCCTGCGTGCACGTGGGTCCCCCGGGCTGGACCGACCCGGCGGGCCCCGCGGCCGTCGCGGAACGAGCGAGGAGCACTCCATGA
- a CDS encoding bifunctional riboflavin kinase/FAD synthetase, with amino-acid sequence MQRWRGLEDIPQDWGRSIVTIGSYDGVHRGHQLIISHAVERARELDVPSVVVTFDPHPSEVVRPGSHPPLLAPHHRRAELMAELGVDALLILPFTTEFSKLSPADFVVKVLVDKLHAKVVVEGPNFRFGHKAAGNVAFLAEQGKTYDFEVDVVDLYVTGEAGGGEPFSSTLTRRLVAEGEVEGAREILGRPHRVEGVVVRGAQRGRELGFPTANVETLPHTAIPADGVYAGWLHAQGEAMPAAISVGTNPQFDGTERTVEAYAIDRVGLDLYGLHVAVDFLAFVRGMAKFDSIEGLLEAISDDVKRSRELVAEYDAGA; translated from the coding sequence GTGCAGCGCTGGCGTGGCTTGGAGGACATCCCCCAGGACTGGGGGCGCAGCATCGTCACCATCGGCTCGTACGACGGAGTCCACCGCGGACACCAGTTGATCATCAGCCATGCGGTCGAACGGGCGCGTGAACTGGACGTCCCGTCCGTCGTCGTCACGTTCGATCCGCACCCGAGCGAGGTCGTCCGGCCGGGCAGCCATCCGCCGCTGCTCGCCCCGCACCACCGCCGCGCCGAGCTGATGGCCGAACTGGGCGTGGACGCGCTGCTCATCCTGCCGTTCACGACCGAGTTCTCGAAGCTGTCGCCCGCCGACTTCGTGGTGAAGGTCCTCGTCGACAAGCTGCACGCCAAGGTCGTCGTCGAGGGCCCCAACTTCCGTTTCGGCCACAAGGCCGCCGGCAATGTCGCGTTCCTCGCCGAGCAGGGCAAGACGTACGACTTCGAGGTCGACGTGGTCGATCTGTACGTGACCGGTGAGGCGGGCGGCGGCGAGCCGTTCTCCTCGACCCTCACCCGGCGGCTGGTCGCAGAGGGCGAGGTCGAAGGGGCCCGCGAGATCCTCGGCCGCCCGCACCGCGTCGAGGGCGTCGTCGTCCGCGGCGCCCAGCGCGGCCGCGAACTGGGCTTCCCCACCGCCAACGTCGAGACGCTGCCGCACACCGCGATCCCCGCCGACGGGGTGTACGCGGGGTGGCTGCACGCGCAGGGCGAGGCGATGCCGGCGGCGATCTCCGTCGGGACGAATCCGCAGTTCGACGGGACCGAGCGGACGGTCGAGGCTTACGCCATCGACCGGGTGGGGCTCGATCTGTACGGGTTGCATGTCGCCGTTGATTTTCTGGCCTTCGTGCGGGGGATGGCGAAGTTCGACTCCATCGAGGGGTTGCTCGAAGCGATCTCGGATGATGTGAAGCGGTCTCGGGAGCTTGTTGCCGAGTACGACGCGGGGGCCTGA
- a CDS encoding ABC transporter permease, translating to MPVPDEPMTSRPSPAKAGPRALARQRRRASAARFWARYRTHRSGLFGLTALTLFALIALTAPLTVGSDVQSVTGAPGQPMESPSLEFPLGTDQFGRSLLGLVVWGSRVSLLVGLLAAVLSVAIGALIGITAGHFRGWFATVMMRITDWFLVMPTLVLAIALATVMSRSLGTIILAIGVTTWPTTARLVRAQTLAVESRPYIERAKALGGGHWHVMSRHVLPNVMPLVLAQTTLIISSAILAEATLAFLGLGDPTVVSWGGLLQDAREAGAVSAGKWWYLVPPGIAIAVVALAFTLCGRAVESVLNPRLGATR from the coding sequence ATGCCCGTCCCGGACGAGCCGATGACGTCCCGGCCGTCGCCGGCGAAGGCCGGGCCCCGCGCTCTCGCCCGGCAGCGGCGCCGCGCTTCCGCCGCCCGCTTCTGGGCGCGGTACCGCACCCACCGCTCCGGTCTCTTCGGGCTGACCGCGCTCACCCTCTTCGCCCTGATCGCGCTCACCGCGCCGCTGACCGTCGGCTCCGACGTGCAGAGCGTGACGGGCGCGCCGGGGCAGCCGATGGAGAGCCCGAGCCTCGAATTCCCCCTCGGAACCGACCAGTTCGGTCGCAGTCTGCTCGGCCTCGTGGTGTGGGGGTCACGGGTCTCGCTGCTCGTGGGCCTGCTCGCGGCCGTCCTGTCGGTCGCGATCGGCGCGCTCATCGGCATCACCGCCGGGCATTTCCGCGGCTGGTTCGCGACGGTGATGATGCGGATCACGGACTGGTTCCTGGTCATGCCGACGCTGGTGCTCGCGATCGCGCTGGCGACCGTGATGTCCCGCTCGCTCGGCACGATCATCCTGGCGATCGGTGTCACCACGTGGCCGACGACGGCCCGGCTGGTGCGCGCGCAGACCCTCGCCGTGGAGTCCAGGCCGTACATCGAACGCGCGAAGGCGCTGGGCGGCGGCCACTGGCACGTCATGTCCCGGCACGTGCTGCCCAATGTCATGCCGCTGGTACTGGCGCAGACGACCCTGATCATCTCCTCCGCGATCCTCGCCGAGGCGACGCTCGCCTTCCTCGGCCTCGGCGACCCCACGGTCGTCTCCTGGGGCGGCCTGCTCCAGGACGCGCGCGAGGCGGGTGCCGTGAGCGCCGGGAAGTGGTGGTATCTGGTGCCGCCGGGCATCGCGATCGCCGTCGTGGCCCTCGCCTTCACCCTGTGCGGGCGTGCCGTCGAGTCCGTCCTCAATCCCAGGCTGGGGGCGACCCGTTGA
- a CDS encoding ABC transporter substrate-binding protein, which yields MDTHDQYGTKRSAVGPVRSPRVRRGWSRPRGGAAHVTAPRPLRGAVLRLFAVAGAGALTLTAGQVTPLGPATQRAEAKDDKQVLTVAVAQSVDSLSPFLAARLVSTSIHRLMYEYLTNYDPKDNHAVPGLATKWEPSADKLTWTYTIRDNSTWSDGKQATAEDAAWTFNTMMTDEGAATANGSFVANFKKVTAPSPTELVIELKKPQATMAALDVPIVPKHVWEKVDDFSEFNNDKKFPIVGNGPFVLTAYKADSYVRLKPNKSFWRGAPKFDELVFKYYKDGDAAVAALQKGEVSFVSGLTPAQAAALKSQQDVTVNDAPGRRFYALATNPGARAKDGKKFGDGHESLKNQRVRRALFAAVDRKTVIDKVFQGHAVEGEGYIPPRFSPYFWKPADGRRIPYDPAEAARLLDEAGYKKNGDGKRVGKNGRPITYRVLCHATDPQDKAVGKYLQEWWGKLGIGVSLDCRDNVSDPWLAGEYDLAFDGWSVNPDPDFVLSIHTCAALPATPKDIGATDNFICDKKYDELYDQQLAEYDATKRAEIVKRMESRLYDTGYMNVMAYPNAVEAYRTDQIASITKMPEAAGNIYGQDGYWSWWSATPAAASESSDESSQTGVIIGIVAGVVILAGLGVFFAMRRRATAEDRE from the coding sequence ATGGACACACACGACCAGTACGGCACGAAGCGCTCCGCTGTCGGGCCGGTGCGTAGTCCGCGGGTGCGTCGTGGCTGGTCGCGCCCACGCGGCGGAGCCGCACATGTCACAGCCCCGCGCCCCCTGAGGGGCGCTGTCCTCAGGCTGTTCGCTGTCGCCGGGGCCGGTGCGCTCACCCTCACCGCCGGTCAGGTGACTCCGCTCGGGCCGGCGACCCAGCGGGCCGAGGCCAAGGACGACAAGCAGGTCCTCACGGTCGCGGTGGCGCAGAGCGTCGACTCGCTGAGCCCGTTCCTGGCGGCGCGACTGGTCAGTACGAGCATCCACCGGCTCATGTACGAGTACCTGACCAACTACGACCCGAAGGACAACCACGCGGTCCCGGGCCTGGCCACCAAGTGGGAGCCCTCCGCCGACAAGCTCACCTGGACCTACACGATCCGCGACAACTCCACGTGGTCGGACGGGAAGCAGGCCACCGCCGAGGACGCGGCGTGGACGTTCAACACGATGATGACCGACGAGGGCGCGGCCACCGCGAACGGCAGTTTCGTCGCGAACTTCAAGAAGGTGACCGCGCCGAGCCCCACCGAGCTGGTCATCGAGCTGAAGAAGCCGCAGGCCACGATGGCCGCGCTGGACGTGCCGATCGTGCCGAAGCACGTCTGGGAGAAGGTCGACGACTTCTCCGAGTTCAACAACGACAAGAAGTTTCCGATCGTCGGCAACGGCCCCTTCGTCCTGACCGCGTACAAGGCCGACAGCTACGTACGGCTGAAGCCCAACAAGTCGTTCTGGCGGGGGGCTCCGAAGTTCGACGAGCTGGTCTTCAAGTACTACAAGGACGGTGACGCGGCGGTCGCGGCGCTGCAGAAGGGCGAGGTGTCGTTCGTCTCCGGGCTGACGCCCGCGCAGGCCGCGGCGCTGAAGAGCCAGCAGGACGTCACCGTCAACGACGCGCCGGGCCGCCGCTTCTACGCCCTCGCCACCAACCCGGGCGCGCGGGCGAAGGACGGCAAGAAGTTCGGCGACGGCCATGAGTCGCTGAAGAACCAGCGGGTCCGCCGGGCGCTGTTCGCGGCCGTGGACCGGAAGACCGTCATCGACAAGGTGTTCCAGGGCCACGCGGTGGAGGGCGAGGGCTACATCCCGCCGCGCTTCTCCCCGTACTTCTGGAAACCGGCGGACGGCCGGCGGATCCCGTACGACCCCGCCGAGGCGGCCCGGCTCCTCGACGAGGCGGGCTACAAGAAGAACGGCGACGGCAAGCGCGTCGGCAAGAACGGCAGGCCGATCACCTACCGCGTCCTCTGCCACGCGACGGACCCGCAAGACAAGGCGGTCGGAAAGTACCTGCAGGAGTGGTGGGGCAAGCTCGGCATCGGTGTCTCGCTCGACTGCCGGGACAACGTGAGCGACCCGTGGCTCGCGGGCGAGTACGACCTCGCCTTCGACGGCTGGTCGGTCAACCCCGACCCGGACTTCGTCCTGTCCATCCACACCTGTGCGGCGCTCCCGGCGACGCCCAAGGACATCGGCGCGACCGACAACTTCATCTGCGACAAGAAGTACGACGAGCTGTACGACCAGCAGCTCGCGGAATACGACGCCACCAAGAGGGCGGAAATCGTCAAGCGGATGGAGTCGCGCCTGTACGACACCGGGTACATGAACGTCATGGCGTACCCGAACGCGGTCGAGGCCTACCGCACCGACCAGATCGCGTCGATCACGAAGATGCCCGAGGCCGCGGGCAACATCTACGGCCAGGACGGCTACTGGAGCTGGTGGTCGGCCACTCCGGCCGCCGCCAGCGAGTCCTCCGACGAGTCGAGCCAGACAGGCGTCATCATCGGCATCGTCGCGGGCGTCGTGATCCTCGCGGGCCTCGGGGTGTTCTTCGCGATGCGCCGCCGCGCCACCGCGGAGGACCGCGAATAG
- a CDS encoding trypsin-like peptidase domain-containing protein gives MTRETSVTAEADGGIHRDVAPKELKAPDRAPTAPDRTPAVPDLTPTVPDRIPTGSDRALVRIRDLAGRPRGTGFVADHHGTVVTSHEAVDGLPRLVLHAPAGDRTCLVQADAVTALPDLGLALVHCAGLGLDPLPITVRDSVETGTYVRIAAGGWREARVLGSSAVTYTATDRFHLLDDALELAIGTAGSDALRLGGGAAGGPVVDAATGAVVAVLGTALHSDRRVGGFAVPLSAGGTPPDGPLAELLARNAATVPAYGDDLNPAGVLELTATVESPPGSDGAPPVERRAVAREFTAFSTGSYGVLGLVGAPGSGRTTELAGLAARRNRGAEPAPTLWLRGADLRDTDTSVGDAARRALERAGRIVVSHLGSPPELGDIRPERLARLAGDAGRPLLLLLDSPEEMPPGLAHRLPEWAAGTADWLREHGVRLVVACREEYWERAGAQFPPELLYGPRRGGDEASGGLPACVRLGDLTEDEAREARARYGIPERALDGADARHPLTLRLLSEVRAALSGAPQGKAKRDEVFAAYLDLMCLRVAVRLAAANGLRGTAVRRLAARVSGQVHVAARRCLGPGEGELDRAAFETLFPWGPVPDRRLGGCTGWASAVLTEGLLVPAGDGYRFAHEEFADWIQGMHLDLDAALRTLTPHHGPERPDGPEVRTVPRHRIAPVLQALLLLPRQQGDDQLTLRLRELLHMLDSGDGDAWWATRLLSGVLLRVPDATPYLGVLRHLAEHVVRWRAEGRAVPEEFGPGFWRGLPLPRAHRFDLLRRLVVADEAPPATEPRYLDAVSELLVADPAGVQPHLTHWFDDERPLPATPDATVATAAQALLHTHRHRAPDDLTEALADSGHPRADELLDVLTEEEPSALCRAADRWVHDVRPARRATAATYAQRTAPHVRTETDRELLRRTALALLARPGDCTLHGSALALLVRDPHTRARHLPQALARFRARDPRLPASALVAALATHPDPVLAAFHDRLRAPDDGTTLRTLADITTPALARRVAALVRDVVERRPETAAHVAVYVDRRLEHGPDARAVLYPLVAGLLDGGGPPLRAALAEVFAAPGTPGSRPLRREFLDLLLTREHDPAVLYALVRAAAEGAAANGEEHTRALVHGVGLLLVRTPDGATRFDRALVDLGRRVPGFAPLVARWLTTAPGDWSTVVGPSTGRMIENLAGVRVPV, from the coding sequence ATGACCCGGGAGACCTCGGTGACGGCTGAGGCGGACGGCGGGATCCACCGGGACGTCGCCCCGAAAGAACTGAAGGCGCCGGACCGGGCTCCGACCGCGCCGGACCGCACTCCGGCCGTGCCGGACCTGACTCCGACCGTGCCGGACCGGATCCCGACAGGCTCCGACCGGGCCCTGGTGCGGATCCGGGATCTGGCCGGACGGCCGCGCGGTACCGGATTCGTCGCGGACCACCACGGCACGGTGGTCACCAGTCACGAGGCGGTGGACGGCCTCCCCCGCCTCGTCCTCCACGCGCCCGCCGGAGACCGCACCTGCCTGGTCCAGGCCGACGCCGTCACCGCCCTCCCGGACCTCGGCCTCGCCCTCGTCCACTGCGCCGGTCTCGGCCTCGACCCCCTCCCGATCACCGTCCGCGACTCCGTGGAGACCGGCACGTACGTCCGGATCGCCGCGGGCGGCTGGCGGGAAGCCCGCGTGCTGGGCTCGTCCGCCGTGACGTACACGGCGACCGACCGCTTCCACCTCCTCGACGACGCGCTGGAGCTGGCGATCGGCACGGCCGGCAGCGATGCGCTGCGGCTCGGCGGCGGGGCGGCCGGGGGGCCCGTGGTCGACGCGGCCACCGGCGCCGTGGTCGCCGTCCTGGGCACGGCACTCCACTCCGACCGGCGGGTCGGCGGTTTCGCCGTACCGCTGTCCGCGGGCGGCACGCCTCCCGACGGTCCGCTCGCCGAACTGCTGGCCCGTAACGCCGCGACAGTGCCCGCCTACGGGGACGACCTCAACCCTGCGGGCGTACTGGAGCTGACGGCCACCGTCGAGTCCCCGCCGGGCTCCGACGGGGCCCCGCCCGTCGAACGGCGCGCGGTGGCCAGGGAGTTCACCGCGTTCAGTACGGGCTCGTACGGGGTGCTCGGGCTTGTCGGCGCCCCGGGCAGCGGCCGTACGACGGAACTGGCCGGTCTGGCCGCCCGGCGCAACCGGGGCGCGGAACCGGCCCCGACCCTGTGGCTGCGCGGAGCCGATCTGCGGGACACCGACACATCGGTGGGCGACGCGGCCCGAAGGGCGCTGGAGCGGGCGGGGCGGATCGTGGTCTCGCACCTCGGCTCCCCGCCGGAGCTCGGAGACATCCGTCCCGAGCGGCTGGCCCGTCTCGCCGGCGATGCCGGGCGGCCCCTGCTGCTCCTTCTCGACAGCCCCGAGGAAATGCCGCCGGGTCTCGCCCACCGGCTGCCCGAGTGGGCCGCGGGCACGGCTGACTGGCTGCGCGAGCACGGGGTGCGTCTCGTGGTGGCCTGCCGGGAGGAGTACTGGGAGCGGGCGGGGGCCCAGTTCCCGCCCGAGCTGCTGTACGGGCCCCGGCGGGGCGGGGACGAGGCGTCCGGGGGACTTCCCGCCTGCGTACGCCTCGGGGACCTGACGGAGGACGAGGCACGCGAGGCCCGGGCCCGGTACGGCATCCCGGAGAGGGCCCTGGACGGAGCCGACGCACGGCATCCGCTGACGCTGCGGCTCCTCTCGGAGGTGCGGGCCGCGCTGTCCGGCGCCCCGCAGGGGAAGGCGAAACGCGACGAGGTCTTCGCCGCGTACCTCGATCTGATGTGTCTGCGCGTGGCCGTGCGGCTCGCCGCGGCGAACGGGCTGCGCGGGACGGCGGTGCGGCGCCTCGCGGCCCGGGTCTCCGGGCAGGTGCACGTGGCGGCGCGGCGCTGCCTGGGCCCGGGGGAGGGGGAACTGGACCGGGCCGCGTTCGAAACGCTGTTCCCGTGGGGCCCGGTGCCTGACCGGCGGCTCGGCGGATGCACCGGATGGGCGTCCGCCGTGCTCACCGAGGGCCTGCTCGTGCCGGCCGGGGACGGCTATCGCTTCGCCCACGAGGAGTTCGCCGACTGGATCCAGGGCATGCACCTCGACCTGGACGCGGCACTGCGGACACTGACGCCCCACCACGGCCCCGAGCGCCCGGACGGGCCCGAGGTCCGCACCGTCCCCCGCCACCGCATCGCCCCCGTACTCCAGGCCCTGCTTCTCCTGCCGCGTCAACAGGGAGACGACCAGCTCACCCTCCGCCTGCGCGAACTGCTCCACATGCTCGACAGCGGGGACGGCGACGCCTGGTGGGCCACCCGGCTTCTTTCCGGCGTACTGCTCCGGGTGCCCGACGCGACCCCGTACCTCGGAGTGCTGCGCCACCTCGCCGAGCACGTGGTCAGGTGGCGGGCCGAAGGGCGGGCCGTGCCGGAGGAGTTCGGCCCCGGCTTCTGGCGCGGGCTGCCGCTGCCGCGGGCACACCGCTTCGATCTGCTGAGGCGGCTCGTCGTGGCGGACGAGGCGCCGCCCGCCACCGAACCGCGGTACCTGGACGCCGTGTCCGAGCTGCTCGTCGCCGACCCGGCCGGTGTGCAGCCGCACCTCACCCACTGGTTCGACGACGAGCGACCGCTGCCCGCCACCCCCGACGCCACCGTCGCGACCGCCGCCCAGGCCCTCCTGCACACCCACCGGCACCGCGCCCCGGACGACCTGACCGAGGCGCTGGCCGACAGCGGGCACCCGCGCGCGGACGAGCTGCTGGACGTGCTCACGGAGGAGGAGCCGTCCGCGCTGTGCCGCGCGGCCGACCGCTGGGTGCACGACGTGCGCCCGGCCCGGCGGGCGACGGCGGCGACCTACGCGCAGCGGACCGCTCCGCACGTCCGCACCGAGACCGACCGGGAACTGCTGCGCCGGACCGCGCTCGCCCTGCTCGCCCGCCCCGGCGACTGCACGCTGCACGGCAGCGCCCTGGCCCTGCTGGTCCGCGATCCGCACACCAGGGCCCGCCATCTGCCGCAGGCCCTGGCCCGCTTCAGAGCCCGCGACCCCCGGCTGCCCGCGAGCGCGCTGGTCGCCGCGCTGGCCACGCACCCCGACCCGGTGCTCGCCGCGTTCCACGACCGCCTGCGCGCACCGGACGACGGCACGACGCTGCGCACGCTCGCCGACATCACGACACCGGCGCTCGCCCGCCGCGTCGCCGCCCTCGTACGCGATGTCGTGGAGCGGCGTCCGGAGACGGCCGCGCACGTGGCGGTGTACGTCGACCGGCGGCTGGAGCACGGCCCCGACGCCCGCGCGGTGCTGTACCCCCTCGTCGCAGGCCTGCTCGACGGGGGCGGGCCGCCGTTGCGGGCCGCGCTCGCCGAGGTGTTCGCGGCCCCCGGCACACCAGGGTCCCGCCCGCTGCGGCGCGAGTTCCTGGACCTCCTGCTGACGCGCGAACACGATCCGGCGGTCCTGTACGCGCTCGTACGGGCCGCCGCGGAGGGCGCGGCCGCCAACGGCGAGGAACACACCCGGGCCCTGGTCCACGGTGTGGGCCTGCTGCTCGTGCGCACGCCGGACGGCGCCACCCGCTTCGACCGCGCTCTCGTCGACCTGGGCCGCCGGGTACCCGGCTTCGCCCCGCTCGTCGCCCGCTGGCTGACCACCGCGCCCGGGGACTGGTCCACCGTGGTCGGACCCAGCACGGGCCGCATGATCGAGAACCTCGCGGGGGTACGGGTCCCGGTGTGA
- a CDS encoding ABC transporter permease, translating into MTAEATPSLVGRTGGPAEAGPPAARGPRVRGTAYPRYVAGKLGGAAVSLLAVLVTSFFLFRLIPGDPVKFMTGGRQVSAEQLTSYRREFGLDLPLWQQFTDYCGKALTGDLGTSYQFRAPVMDKIGEALPNTLLLTGTSFVLYTAIGVFLGTRAAWRNGGLGDRLNTGLALVLYSIPSFWLGLLLIIVFSVGIGPIPGLFPTGGMESGGEEGFAYVLDVAHHLILPVVTLVAVEYGQTLLVTRSALLDEMGSDYLTTARAKGLRDDLVRRHHAVPNALLPTMTLVFINLGRTVAGVILVETVFSWPGLGGLFYQALSVPDLPLVQGLFFVFAAAVIVMNTLADLIYPLLDPRVGR; encoded by the coding sequence ATGACCGCTGAAGCGACACCTTCGCTGGTCGGCAGGACCGGCGGTCCGGCCGAGGCCGGCCCGCCGGCGGCGCGCGGACCACGGGTACGCGGCACCGCGTATCCGCGGTACGTGGCCGGGAAGCTGGGCGGCGCGGCCGTCTCGCTGCTCGCCGTCCTCGTCACCAGCTTCTTCCTCTTCCGGCTGATCCCCGGCGACCCGGTGAAGTTCATGACGGGCGGACGCCAGGTGTCGGCCGAGCAACTGACCTCGTACAGACGGGAGTTCGGGCTCGATCTGCCGTTGTGGCAACAGTTCACGGACTACTGCGGCAAGGCGCTCACCGGTGACCTCGGCACCTCGTACCAGTTCCGGGCGCCGGTCATGGACAAGATCGGCGAGGCTCTGCCGAACACCCTGCTGCTCACGGGCACGTCGTTCGTGCTCTACACGGCGATCGGCGTTTTCCTCGGCACCCGGGCCGCCTGGCGCAACGGCGGCCTCGGTGACCGCCTCAACACCGGTCTCGCACTGGTCCTCTACTCGATCCCGTCGTTCTGGCTCGGACTGCTGCTGATCATCGTCTTCTCGGTCGGGATCGGGCCGATCCCCGGACTCTTCCCGACGGGAGGCATGGAATCGGGCGGCGAGGAGGGCTTCGCGTACGTCCTCGACGTCGCCCACCATCTGATCCTCCCCGTCGTGACGCTGGTGGCGGTCGAGTACGGGCAGACGCTGCTGGTCACCCGCTCGGCGCTGCTCGACGAGATGGGCAGCGACTATTTGACGACCGCGCGGGCCAAGGGCCTGCGGGACGATCTCGTCCGCCGCCACCACGCGGTGCCCAACGCGCTGCTGCCGACGATGACGCTGGTCTTCATCAACCTCGGCCGGACCGTCGCGGGCGTGATCCTCGTCGAGACGGTCTTCTCCTGGCCCGGCCTCGGCGGGCTCTTCTACCAGGCGCTGAGCGTGCCCGATCTGCCGTTGGTGCAGGGACTGTTCTTCGTCTTCGCCGCCGCGGTGATCGTGATGAACACCCTGGCCGATCTGATCTATCCGCTGCTCGATCCCAGGGTGGGCCGATGA